A part of Papaver somniferum cultivar HN1 unplaced genomic scaffold, ASM357369v1 unplaced-scaffold_118, whole genome shotgun sequence genomic DNA contains:
- the LOC113330480 gene encoding uncharacterized protein LOC113330480: MDSSNASNSNKSNTTCGSILPQSSSLTQTRDLAWKWATCKDPAFPKKLSCTLCNKEMRGGGITRLKQHITQVKGNVSSCMKATVETINEIRQNDSIKKLKKAHRDNVDAMYRRTQSDEKSDADTDDEDHEVQEVEKDFNVGSSSQVVVHSQSKRKFKSQSSSRGPMDLLMQTDHQKTQQATLDRNSSAKEKLKKDAWKSISAWMTENSISFNTVRCPSFQQMIYAIGEYGKAMPRHLTIRFAQIFSRTNGKKRHLINFLVNCPKGSVFLKSVDASNRTNDADFIRELVKEVIEDVGKENVVQFITDNGSNFKKAGKDLMLEYPNLFWTPCGAHCVQLMLEELGDKLMRIKTAVILGKRLVTYIYAHFQVLCLMRELTRADLHRSTKTRFATQYYTLKSLQKYKTPLQMVFVNDRWAKTRFSKETLGINALKIVTSSTFWEDVDYACSVLKPLVKVVRLVDIERKPTMPSFYDAMRIARNQLEEKFSEDDDTWGVIKACFEKRWKNNFNHALHCAAYYLNPSIFYTIEAYEMDSDPKYIEIKRGLHTAMQRLIPNEDELDAATGELRKYADAVGILGTPPCKRRRNKDQPHEWWITFGGIDAPNLQKFAIRVLSLTCSASPCERNWSTFQNLHSKKRNRITQQKLNDSVFIQYNKKLQRRYLDIQQYNDNDKANDPIFLEERDENDEWLELRNLNDLEVHGDYVTFDDLQEKVSEERGTVGSKSVSSSRSKSTYPTNSEYDGYDTDDLMLDTQNGLLDGVGNDGVTLDDDIYDESNYIDYNCNILVVPLLCTHFVTFT, from the exons ATGGATTCTTCTAATGCATCCAATTCTAACAAATCAAACACTACATGTGGGTCAATACTCCCTCAATCTTCTAGTCTGACTCAAACAAGAGATCTAGCATGGAAATGGGCTACATGCAAAGATCCTGCATTTCCGAAGAAACTAAGTTGTACGCTTTGTAACAAAGAAATGCGTGGTGGTGGAATTACTAGGCTTAAGCAGCATATCACACAAGTCAAAGGGAATGTTTCATCATGTATGAAAGCAACAGTTGAAACTATAAATGAAATTAGACAAAATGACAGTATAAAGAAGTTAAAGAAAGCTCACAGGGATAACGTTGATGCTATGTATCGTCGCACACAATCTGATGAGAAGTCTGAtgctgatactgatgatgaggaccaTGAGGTACAAGAAGTTGAAAAAGATTTTAATGTGGGCAGTAGTAGTCAAGTAGTTGTTCACAGTCAAAGTAAAAGAAAATTCAAGAGCCAAAGTAGTTCTAGGGGTCCAATGGATTTACTCATGCAGACAGACCACCAGAAAACTCAGCAAGCCACTCTTGACAGAAACAGTTCAGCGAAAGAGAAGTTAAAGAAAGATGCATGGAAAAGCATTTCAGCTTGGATGACTGAGAACTCTATATCTTTTAATACTGTTCGATGTCCAAGTTTCCAACAAATGATCTATGCAATTGGTGAATATGGTAAAGCTATGCCGCGCCATCTTACCATCAGATTCGCACAAATCTTTTCAAGGACCA ATGGGAAAAAGCGACATCTTATTAACTTTTTGGTGAATTGTCCGAAAGGGTCAGTTTTCTTGAAGTCTGTAGATGCGTCAAACAGAACCAATGATGCTGATTTCATACGTGAGCTTGTAAAGGAGGTAATTGAAGATGTCGGGAAAGAAAATGTGGTTCAATTCATTACTGACAATGGTTCAAATTTTAAAAAGGCTGGGAAAGATTTAATGCTTGAATACCCGAATCTATTTTGGACTCCTTGTGGTGCTCATTGTGTCCAGTTGATGCTAGAAGAACTTGGTGACAAGCTTATGCGAATCAAGACAGCCGTCATTCTAGGTAAAAGACTTGTTACTTACATTTATGCTCATTTTCAAGTATTGTGCTTGATGAGGGAGTTGACACGTGCAGACTTACATAGGTCTACAAAGACTAGATTTGCAACTCAGTATTACACACTAAAAAGTCTTCAAAAGTATAAAACTCCTTtacaaatggtgtttgtgaatgaTAGGTGGGCAAAaactagattttcaaaagaaactCTTGGAATTAATGCACTTAAAATTGTTACAAGTAGCACATTTTGGGAAGATGTTGATTATGCTTGTAGTGTGCTGAAGCCTTTAGTTAAGGTTGTAAGGTTGGTGGACATCGAGCGCAAACCTACAATGCCTTCTTTTTATGATGCAATGAGGATAGCAAGGAATCAACTAGAGGAGAAattcagtgaagatgatgatacGTGGGGTGTAATTAAGGCTTGCTTtgagaaaagatggaagaataactTTAATCATGCTCTACATTGTGCGGCATACTATTTGAATCCTTCCATATTCTACACTATTGAAGCTTATGAAATGGATAGTGatccaaagtacatagaaatcaaaAGAGGACTTCATACAGCAATGCAAAGGCTTATACCcaatgaagatgaacttgatgCTGCTACGGGTGAATTGAGAAAGTATGCTGATGCTGTTGGGATCTTGGGAACTCCGccttgcaaaagaagaagaaataaggatCAACCTC ATGAATGGTGGATTACATTTGGAGGAATCGATGCGCCAAACCTACAAAAATTTGCAATCAGAGTATTGAGTCTTACTTGTTCTGCTTCCCCATGTGAGCGAAACTGGAGCACATTTCAAAAT TTGCACTCGAAAAAACGAAATCGCATAACGCAACAGAAATTGAATGATAGTGTTTTTATCCAGTATAATAAGAAATTGCAGCGTCGTTACCTAGATATCCAACAATATAACGATAATGATAAAGCTAATGATCCTATTTTTCTGGAGGAgcgtgatgaaaatgatgaatggttggaGTTACGAAATTTGAATGACTTGGAGGTTCATGGTGATTATGTAACTTTTGATGATTTGCAAGAGAAAGTTAGTGAAGAACGTGGGACTGTTGGTAGTAAAAGTGTCAGTAGTTCTCGAAGTAAGTCTACGTATCCAACTAACTCGgagtatgatggatatgatactgatGACTTGATGTTGGACACTCAAAATGGGCTACTCGATGGTGTCGGGAATGATGGAGTTACTTTAGATGATGATATCTATGATGAATCAAATTATATTGATTATAATTGTAATAtccttgttgttcctttactttgtACACATTTTGTAACGTTTACTTAG